A genomic segment from Salvia splendens isolate huo1 chromosome 13, SspV2, whole genome shotgun sequence encodes:
- the LOC121761760 gene encoding receptor-like protein 9DC3 isoform X1 yields MYVELKYCMTLHILLPKSSLMDRISHLCFLITSLFILQWLIDYSSANSDINTDRSSLIAFKSRISFDHGNILSKNWSSESSICSWIGVTCDSRQHRETQLNISSMGLVGTIPPEIGNLSFIVSLDVSENSFHGPIPLSMFNLSFLEVLNLRNNSLSSSLPFDICKYNLHRLQMLRISFNELYGEIPSSLGRCSKLEYISLYNNSFRGHVPTQIGNLTLLQELHLGANNFSGNIPKEITHLTNLRLLSINSNKLSGSLPKEIGNMTSLTNLELKNNELSGTLPKEIGNMTSLTMLLLNNNDLSGHIPRGIFLLNNLFKLQLANNQLGGSLPTEIGNTTISDVILNYNNLSGHIPSTFENQSRLLNLALRSNNFSGEIPPSICNLKSLQVLYLSYNSLEGAIPYCLANLGSSALILLYLNANKLSGIIPSTFPKHCILKLINLNGNKLKGTLLQTLGNCQNLLMVDIGDNEIQGAFPFWMETLPKLRVLVLRSNKFNGTMLVSSKIEQPFPKLQVLDVSYNAFVGSLPDRYFNNFRGMVDATENQTNDGSKYLSVPNLSGFVELMLTLKGLDQPLLQLLTTFTTIDLSSNRFSGRIPPSLGILNSLRYLNLSHNTIEGHIPPSLGGMSLLESLDLSSNKLDGEIPSGLARLTFLSKLNLSMNNLEGRIPLSTQLSTFGNESYEGNVGLCGFPLTRKCEGGDGKPSPPHVEVESDREIERGYVFAAAGYALSLGIFSWLLLFCRCFRYKYFEKVDDVFEKIFECCQRWKKKRLTKESCEE; encoded by the exons ATGTATGTAGAGCTAAAATATTGTATGACCCTCCACATACTACTTCCAAAATCAAGCCTAATGGATAGAATTTCCCATCTCTGCTTCCTTATTACATCACTCTTTATTCTTCAATGGCTGATTGATTATAGCTCGGCCAACTCAGATATCAACACTGATCGTTCTTCCCTTATTGCCTTCAAATCTCGAATATCTTTTGATCACGGTAATATATTATCCAAAAATTGGAGCAGTGAGAGCAGTATCTGTAGTTGGATCGGAGTTACATGTGATTCTCGCCAACACAGGGAGACTCAGTTGAATATATCGTCCATGGGTCTTGTAGGAACCATTCCACCTGAAATCGGAAATCTTTCTTTCATCGTTTCTTTAGATGTGAGCGAGAACTCTTTTCATGGTCCTATTCCGCTATCTATGTTCAACTTGTCATTTTTAGAAGTTTTGAATTTGAGGAATAACAGTTTGTCTAGTAGCCTACCATTCGATATATGCAAATACAATCTGCATAGACTGCAGATGCTTCGTATTTCTTTCAACGAGTTGTATGGGGAAATACCATCGAGTTTGGGGCGATGTTCAAAGCTTGAGTATATTTCTTTGTACAACAACAGTTTTAGAGGACATGTGCCAACACAAATTGGAAACTTGACATTGCTTCAAGAACTACACTTGGGTGCTAACAATTTCAGTG GTAATATTCCAAAAGAGATAACTCATCTTACTAACTTACGACTCTTGAGCATTAATTCCAACAAGTTGTCAGGATCATTGCCAAAAGAAATTGGGAACATGACATCCCTTACCAACTTAGAGCTCAAGAACAATGAATTAAGTG GAACATTGCCAAAGGAAATTGGGAACATGACATCCCTTACCATGTTATTGCTTAACAACAATGACTTAAGTG GTCATATTCCAAGAGGAATTTTTCTactcaataatttatttaaattgcaATTGGCTAACAACCAACTTGGTGGATCATTGCCGACAGAAATTGGTAACACAACCATCTCAGATGTGATTCTTAACTACAATAACTTAAGCG GTCACATACCATCCACCTTTGAGAATCAATCAAGGCTGCTTAATTTAGCACTACGGTCCAACAACTTTAGTGGAGAGATTCCACCATCCATTTGCAACTTGAAATCCCTCCAAGTCCTCTATTTATCATACAATTCTTTGGAAGGAGCAATTCCATATTGTCTGGCAAACTTGGGCTCATCTGCGCTTATCCTCCTCTATTTGAATGCAAATAAACTTAGTGGCATCATACCATCAACTTTCCCAAAGCATTGCATTCTTAAGTTGATCAATCTAAATGGAAACAAATTGAAAGGAACACTTCTCCAAACCTTGGGCAATTGCCAAAATTTGCTTATGGTGGACATTGGTGATAATGAAATACAAGGTGCGTTTCCCTTTTGGATGGAAACACTCCCTAAACTTCGCGTCCTCGTTTTGAGGTCAAATAAGTTCAATGGTACAATGTTGGTGTCTTCAAAAATCGAGCAGCCTTTCCCAAAGTTGCAAGTACTTGATGTGTCATATAATGCATTTGTTGGCTCTCTACCTGATAGATATTTCAACAACTTTCGAGGTATGGTAGATGCCACGGAAAACCAAACTAATGATGGATCAAAATACCTTAGTGTACCAAACCTTAGCGGTTTCGTTGAATTGATGCTCACATTGAAAGGATTAGATCAGCCATTGCTGCAACTCCTGACAACCTTTACAACTATCGACTTATCCTCCAATAGATTCTCTGGGCGCATTCCACCTTCTCTAGGGATTCTTAACTCTCTTAGATACTTGAATTTGTCTCACAATACCATTGAAGGTCATATACCGCCATCTCTTGGAGGTATGAGTCTCCTCGAGTCGTTGGACTTGTCTTCAAACAAACTGGATGGAGAAATTCCAAGTGGATTGGCAAGGTTGACATTTCTTTCGAAATTAAACCTTTCGATGAATAATCTCGAGGGACGAATACCACTGTCTACTCAGCTTTCCACATTTGGTAACGAATCATATGAGGGAAATGTAGGATTGTGTGGATTTCCATTGACGAGAAAATGTGAGGGGGGTGATGGAAAACCATCACCGCCTCATGTGGAAGTGGAATCGGATAGGGAGATCGAGCGGGGTTATGTGTTTGCTGCTGCTGGTTATGCTTTGAGCTTAGGAATCTTTTCATGGCTGCTTTTGTTCTGCCGATGTTTCAGGTATAAATACTTTGAGAAAGTTGATGATGTTTTTGAGAAGATCTTTGAGTGTTGCCAGCGCTGGAAAAAAAAGAGATTGACGAAAGAAAGTTGTGAGGAATAG
- the LOC121761760 gene encoding receptor-like protein 9DC3 isoform X2, producing MYVELKYCMTLHILLPKSSLMDRISHLCFLITSLFILQWLIDYSSANSDINTDRSSLIAFKSRISFDHGNILSKNWSSESSICSWIGVTCDSRQHRETQLNISSMGLVGTIPPEIGNLSFIVSLDVSENSFHGPIPLSMFNLSFLEVLNLRNNSLSSSLPFDICKYNLHRLQMLRISFNELYGEIPSSLGRCSKLEYISLYNNSFRGHVPTQIGNLTLLQELHLGANNFSGTLPKEIGNMTSLTMLLLNNNDLSGHIPRGIFLLNNLFKLQLANNQLGGSLPTEIGNTTISDVILNYNNLSGHIPSTFENQSRLLNLALRSNNFSGEIPPSICNLKSLQVLYLSYNSLEGAIPYCLANLGSSALILLYLNANKLSGIIPSTFPKHCILKLINLNGNKLKGTLLQTLGNCQNLLMVDIGDNEIQGAFPFWMETLPKLRVLVLRSNKFNGTMLVSSKIEQPFPKLQVLDVSYNAFVGSLPDRYFNNFRGMVDATENQTNDGSKYLSVPNLSGFVELMLTLKGLDQPLLQLLTTFTTIDLSSNRFSGRIPPSLGILNSLRYLNLSHNTIEGHIPPSLGGMSLLESLDLSSNKLDGEIPSGLARLTFLSKLNLSMNNLEGRIPLSTQLSTFGNESYEGNVGLCGFPLTRKCEGGDGKPSPPHVEVESDREIERGYVFAAAGYALSLGIFSWLLLFCRCFRYKYFEKVDDVFEKIFECCQRWKKKRLTKESCEE from the exons ATGTATGTAGAGCTAAAATATTGTATGACCCTCCACATACTACTTCCAAAATCAAGCCTAATGGATAGAATTTCCCATCTCTGCTTCCTTATTACATCACTCTTTATTCTTCAATGGCTGATTGATTATAGCTCGGCCAACTCAGATATCAACACTGATCGTTCTTCCCTTATTGCCTTCAAATCTCGAATATCTTTTGATCACGGTAATATATTATCCAAAAATTGGAGCAGTGAGAGCAGTATCTGTAGTTGGATCGGAGTTACATGTGATTCTCGCCAACACAGGGAGACTCAGTTGAATATATCGTCCATGGGTCTTGTAGGAACCATTCCACCTGAAATCGGAAATCTTTCTTTCATCGTTTCTTTAGATGTGAGCGAGAACTCTTTTCATGGTCCTATTCCGCTATCTATGTTCAACTTGTCATTTTTAGAAGTTTTGAATTTGAGGAATAACAGTTTGTCTAGTAGCCTACCATTCGATATATGCAAATACAATCTGCATAGACTGCAGATGCTTCGTATTTCTTTCAACGAGTTGTATGGGGAAATACCATCGAGTTTGGGGCGATGTTCAAAGCTTGAGTATATTTCTTTGTACAACAACAGTTTTAGAGGACATGTGCCAACACAAATTGGAAACTTGACATTGCTTCAAGAACTACACTTGGGTGCTAACAATTTCAGTG GAACATTGCCAAAGGAAATTGGGAACATGACATCCCTTACCATGTTATTGCTTAACAACAATGACTTAAGTG GTCATATTCCAAGAGGAATTTTTCTactcaataatttatttaaattgcaATTGGCTAACAACCAACTTGGTGGATCATTGCCGACAGAAATTGGTAACACAACCATCTCAGATGTGATTCTTAACTACAATAACTTAAGCG GTCACATACCATCCACCTTTGAGAATCAATCAAGGCTGCTTAATTTAGCACTACGGTCCAACAACTTTAGTGGAGAGATTCCACCATCCATTTGCAACTTGAAATCCCTCCAAGTCCTCTATTTATCATACAATTCTTTGGAAGGAGCAATTCCATATTGTCTGGCAAACTTGGGCTCATCTGCGCTTATCCTCCTCTATTTGAATGCAAATAAACTTAGTGGCATCATACCATCAACTTTCCCAAAGCATTGCATTCTTAAGTTGATCAATCTAAATGGAAACAAATTGAAAGGAACACTTCTCCAAACCTTGGGCAATTGCCAAAATTTGCTTATGGTGGACATTGGTGATAATGAAATACAAGGTGCGTTTCCCTTTTGGATGGAAACACTCCCTAAACTTCGCGTCCTCGTTTTGAGGTCAAATAAGTTCAATGGTACAATGTTGGTGTCTTCAAAAATCGAGCAGCCTTTCCCAAAGTTGCAAGTACTTGATGTGTCATATAATGCATTTGTTGGCTCTCTACCTGATAGATATTTCAACAACTTTCGAGGTATGGTAGATGCCACGGAAAACCAAACTAATGATGGATCAAAATACCTTAGTGTACCAAACCTTAGCGGTTTCGTTGAATTGATGCTCACATTGAAAGGATTAGATCAGCCATTGCTGCAACTCCTGACAACCTTTACAACTATCGACTTATCCTCCAATAGATTCTCTGGGCGCATTCCACCTTCTCTAGGGATTCTTAACTCTCTTAGATACTTGAATTTGTCTCACAATACCATTGAAGGTCATATACCGCCATCTCTTGGAGGTATGAGTCTCCTCGAGTCGTTGGACTTGTCTTCAAACAAACTGGATGGAGAAATTCCAAGTGGATTGGCAAGGTTGACATTTCTTTCGAAATTAAACCTTTCGATGAATAATCTCGAGGGACGAATACCACTGTCTACTCAGCTTTCCACATTTGGTAACGAATCATATGAGGGAAATGTAGGATTGTGTGGATTTCCATTGACGAGAAAATGTGAGGGGGGTGATGGAAAACCATCACCGCCTCATGTGGAAGTGGAATCGGATAGGGAGATCGAGCGGGGTTATGTGTTTGCTGCTGCTGGTTATGCTTTGAGCTTAGGAATCTTTTCATGGCTGCTTTTGTTCTGCCGATGTTTCAGGTATAAATACTTTGAGAAAGTTGATGATGTTTTTGAGAAGATCTTTGAGTGTTGCCAGCGCTGGAAAAAAAAGAGATTGACGAAAGAAAGTTGTGAGGAATAG